Proteins encoded in a region of the Quercus lobata isolate SW786 chromosome 8, ValleyOak3.0 Primary Assembly, whole genome shotgun sequence genome:
- the LOC115954924 gene encoding amino acid transporter AVT1C produces MKNSVSDHSFYVESDEEEEEVEKEFDKAEENNEGNASDSSDSSADHQQQIKPGSYNTSWPQSYRQSIDLYSSVQSPSIGFLGTPTLSRLGSSFLSSSLTRRHTPETLPTVTKPLLDEQQQQQRRSSHALLPPLPTRRYSIRKDEKPLVAHELPLSRQCSFGQAVLNGINVLCGVGILSTSYAAKEGGWAGLSILFIFAALSFYTGILLRYCLDSAPGLETYPDIGQAAFGNFGRVAISIILYVELYACCIEYIILESDNLSSLFPNANISLGGFELNSHVLFALMTTLAVLPTVWLRDLRVLSYISAGGVIASVLVVLCLFWVGLVDGVGFHNKGTTLNLGTLPVAVGLYGYCYSGHAVFPNIYTSMARPNQFPAVLLTCFGICTLLYAGVAVMGYKMFGDSIQSQFTLNLPQDLVATKIAVWTTVVNPFTKYALTMSPVAMCLEELIPSNHSKSYIYSILIRTALVVSTLIVGLSVPFFGLVMSLIGSLLTMLVTLILPCACFLSIVRGKITRLQGALCIIIISVGAVSCSFGTYSALSKIVESLKR; encoded by the exons atgaagaactCTGTCTCGGATCACAGTTTTTACGTTGAGAgcgatgaagaagaagaggaagttgAAAAGGAATTCGATAAAGCTGAAGAAAACAACGAAGGAAACGCTTCGGATTCGTCGGATTCTTCGGCTGATCACCAGCAACAAATCAAACCCGGTTCTTACAATACCTCTTGGCCTCAAAGTTACAG GCAGTCTATCGATTTATATAGTAGTGTACAATCTCCAAGCATTGGGTTTCTGGGCACTCCTACACTGTCAAGATTAGGCAGTTCATTTCTTTCCTCATCCCTAACGAGAAGACACACTCCTGAAACATTACCAACTGTCACAAAACCTTTGTTAGATGAGCAACAGCAGCAACAGAGACGTAGTTCACATGCTTTGCTTCCTCCTCTTCCAACGAGGAGATATTCCATAAGGAAAGATGAGAAACCATTGGTTGCACATGAACTCCCACTTTCTCGCCAGTGCTCATTTGGGCAAGCTGTGCTAAATG GTATAAATGTTCTATGTGGAGTCGGAATCCTTTCAACTTCTTATGCTGCCAAAGAAGGAGGATGGGCTGGGCTCTCTATTTTGTTCATATTTGCAgctctttctttttatactgGAATTCTCCTGCGCTACTGCTTGGATAGTGCACCTGGGCTTGAGACATACCCAGACATTGGTCAAGCTGCATTTGGTAATTTTGGCCGGGTTGCCATCTCG ATAATATTGTACGTGGAACTATAT GCTTGTTGCattgaatatataattttggagAGCGACAACTTATCCTCACTGTTTCCAAATGCAAATATAAGTTTGGGTGGGTTTGAGTTAAATTCGCACGTTCTGTTTGCATTGATGACAACCCTGGCTGTTCTTCCTACTGTTTGGCTTCGGGACCTCAGAGTTCTTAGTTATATATCTG CTGGTGGAGTTATTGCATCAGTCTTGGTGGTCCTTTGCTTGTTTTGGGTTGGTCTGGTAGATGGAGTTGGCTTTCATAACAAAGGGACAACACTGAACCTTGGAACTCTTCCTGTTGCTGTTGGTCTCTATGGTTACTGCTACTCAGGACATGCTGTTTTCCCCAACATATATACATCAATGGCAAGACCAAATCAGTTTCCTGCTGTCCTCTTAACATG TTTTGGTATTTGTACTTTGTTGTATGCCGGGGTTGCTGTTATGGGGTACAAAATGTTTGGAGACTCAATACAGTCACAGTTCACTCTTAACTTGCCCCAGGATTTGGTTGCCACTAAGATTGCTGTGTGGACGACG GTAGTAAACCCTTTTACCAA ATATGCATTAACTATGTCTCCTGTTGCGATGTGTTTGGAGGAGTTGATACCATCAAATCACAGCAAGTCGTATATATATTCCATCTTGATTAGAACAGCACTGGTGGTATCTACCTTGATTGTGGGTCTCAGTGTCCCCTTCTTCg GTCTGGTAATGTCATTGATTGGATCTTTGCTCACAATGCTTGTA ACCTTGATACTTCCTTGCGCTTGTTTCCTGAGCATTGTGAGAGGGAAAATAACCCGGTTGCAG GGAGCACTTTGTATTATAATTATTTCAGTAGGTGCTGTATCGTGTTCCTTTGGGACATATTCAGCCCTCTCCAAAATTGTTGAGAGTTTGAAGCGTTGA